The stretch of DNA CTTTGATGctatctgattttaaaaaggaatctTAACCAAAGCCTTGTTTCCTTTCTAGGTTGGATGGAGAGTCTAAACATCTTCCTGGTGTCTCTCTGAAATACTTCTTGTTTCTCCACGTGCTTCTCCTGATGGAAGGACCAGCCAGGCTTCCTGTCCTGCCCTTGGTCCTGAATAGTTGCTTGGAGGGAAGGTGAATGAGGGGAGACACACTCAGTGATGGTAAGGCATCTGACTACATTTCAAGACTAATGTTTTCACTGTGGCTGCTCTGAAGGCTCAGCAGCATGTTGATGGGCTTTGAGCCAGAGGAGAATGTAAACCAGCTTGGCTACCAGCCAGAACACCAGGCAGTTTCTCTGTCTCCCAGCCAGTCACACTGTTTGAATCAGCACCTAAGGACTTGCTGAAGTGCAGCTTGTATGGTTCTGCAGGAATAAAGGCTGATGAGCAAGACCTTCCTTGGCTCTGGTTGAAGCAAGGGGTCACAGTGCCACTAACCCCCCCAACCCCAGCTCCGTGGGGGAAGCCAGGAGTGCCCCTTGTTACCCAGGGGCAAACAAGACAACAGACCTGAGTCAGGGTGTTAGAGTATGTCAAAGCCCAGGCTGATTTTATAACATTTGGAGGATGGAGAACTGCTGGATAAAAGCTACTGTGTGTAAATAAGGGCTGCCTTTCTGCAGGGGAAGCACTCAActgagtcctgcagctggggaggaacaaccccctgcagcagcacaggctgggggtgacctgctgcagagcagctctgggggagGGACCAGGGAGTGCTGAGAGAgacacagggaactgctggagagaggccagggcagggacagcgagatgctgaggggctggaacctgtgtgtgaggaggaaaggctgcagccctggggctgttgagcctggggcagagcagagaaggcTGCAGCGGCGGGTCGGTCCCTGCTCGAAGCCCCCGGGCGGGCGGTCGCGGCGGGAGCTGGGGGCGGGgtgaggcggggccggggcggacCCGAGTGAAAGCCGCCGGGGTTGGGGCCGCCCCCGGCTTTGGGCTGGAGCCTGGCAGCGGTTGAGCTCGGGCCGGGGACTGCAGAAGCACCGGGGAAAGGCTtcggtgctgaggtgagggagccctggcccaggctgcccagggagggtgtggaggctccttctcaggaggtttccaaccgcagctggacacgttgctgtgccccctgagtgaggggaagctgctggagcaggggctggggctgcagcagctctgcagggcccttcccacccccaccttTCAGGGATTCTCAGTTACTTGGCAAGGTGTTTCTTTAACCCCACGTGCctttgtttcttccctttctgtccCTAAGGTTCAGAGGTGGGAGCTGCCCCAGCTgtcgctgctgctgccttgggaAAATGCCTTGACAGGGAATTAACACCCTTCAGTGATGGGCTGTGGGACAAGCAAAGTGCTTCCCGAGCCCCCCAAAGACGTGCAGCTCGACCTGGTTAAGAAAGTGGAACCTTACCTGGGCCACGATGACATCTACAAGCACTTCATCAAAGGGGACTGCGGGGCCATCATCAAAGCCGGCTCCCCCTCTCCCCCACGCCAGGCTCAGCCCTACCCCGGCCACCCCGTCCCTTCCCCAGGCGAGCAGCCCGAGCCCCGCAGGAACAGGGTGGCCAAATACCGCGCCAAGTTCGACCCCAGGGTGACGGCCAAGTACGACATCAAAGCCCTGATCGGGAGAGGGAGCTTCAGCCGCGTGGTGCGCGTggagcacaaggccaccaagcaGCCTTACGCCATCAAGATGATCGAGACCAAGTACCGCGAGGGCAGGGAGGTGTGCGAGTCGGAGCTGAGCGTGCTGCGCCGCGTGCGCCACACCAACATCATCCAGCTCATCGAGGTCTTCGAGACCCAGGACCGTGTGTACATGGTGATGGAGCTGGCGACCGGCGGCGAGCTCTTCGACCGCATCATCGCCAAGGGCTCCTTCACCGAGAGGGACGCCACGCGCGTGCTGCAGATGGTGCTGGATGGTGTCAGGTACCTGCACACCCTGGGCATCACCCACCGTGACTTGAAACCAGAGAACCTGCTCTACTACCACCCTGGCACCGACTCCAAGATCATGATCACGGACTTTGGGCTGGCCAGCGCGCGCAAGAAAGGCGACGACTGCCTGATGAAAACCACCTGCGGCACCCCCGAGTACATCGCGCCCGAGATCCTGGTGCGAAAGCCCTACACCAACTCTGTGGACATGTGGGCGCTGGGGGTGATCTCCTACATCCTCCTGAGTGGCACCATGCCCTTTGAGGATGACAACCGGACCCGCCTGTACCGCCAGATCCTCAAGGGCAAGTACAGTTACTCAGGAGAGGTGAGTCAGCCGCAGGGTGCCGTGTGTAAGGTGGTTGGGgttgaaaaacaaaccccatgTCTGTGATTCTGGCTTGTAAAGTTCTTTCCTGGTTTTCTGTTGGCTCTCCAAAAGTGCTGACAGTGCAGCTTGGTGAGCTGCTTTAGACAGGTGTGGGTCTGAAGCAAGGGGAGATGTTGTCtcgagggctggaagggacctggaaagctcgtccagtgcaacccccctgccagagcagcaccacctagagcagggcacacagggactcatccagctgggttgggatgtctccagagaaggagcctccacagcccatctgggcagcccctgccagtgctccctcacctcagcagggaacaaattctgccttgtgttgctttggaaccttttctgttccagcttgtccccattgccccttgtgctatcactggccatccctgagcacagcctggctccagcctcctgacacttggaaacatgaatgaggtcacccctcagtctcctccaag from Colius striatus isolate bColStr4 chromosome 14, bColStr4.1.hap1, whole genome shotgun sequence encodes:
- the PSKH1 gene encoding serine/threonine-protein kinase H1; its protein translation is MGCGTSKVLPEPPKDVQLDLVKKVEPYLGHDDIYKHFIKGDCGAIIKAGSPSPPRQAQPYPGHPVPSPGEQPEPRRNRVAKYRAKFDPRVTAKYDIKALIGRGSFSRVVRVEHKATKQPYAIKMIETKYREGREVCESELSVLRRVRHTNIIQLIEVFETQDRVYMVMELATGGELFDRIIAKGSFTERDATRVLQMVLDGVRYLHTLGITHRDLKPENLLYYHPGTDSKIMITDFGLASARKKGDDCLMKTTCGTPEYIAPEILVRKPYTNSVDMWALGVISYILLSGTMPFEDDNRTRLYRQILKGKYSYSGEPWPSVSNLAKDFIDRLLTVDPSDRMTALQALKHPWVVSMAASSSMKNLHRSISQNLLKRASSRCQSTKSAQSTRSSRSTKSTKSRRVRERELRELNLRYQQQYTG